In one window of Vibrio sp. JC009 DNA:
- a CDS encoding 3'-5' exonuclease, giving the protein MSKKTEIMIDLETMGKSSNAPIVSIGAVEFNPATGELGADFETVVNLNSSAYYGKMDASTVQWWLQQSEEARAIFSKETKSVTLRNALQELNDWLAQFGEPKDIYLWGNGSGFDNVILNNAFKAVCIRPNFTHWNDTDVRTLVKLGREILGIDPKYTLKREGTHHSALDDARFQARYVSVIWQYLAARNKPVIDWQSPETTPDIPKGETKTFWLATRYKRKDKWHTAVFDAQYVNKPLEYAEDDSDKECPLDDEHFVDCDGCPIEALGWHSLKEHADFHGYYEPIVFNEERELLGWGEYLAPEFK; this is encoded by the coding sequence ATGAGTAAAAAAACAGAAATTATGATCGACCTCGAAACAATGGGCAAAAGCAGCAATGCACCTATTGTTAGCATTGGCGCAGTGGAATTTAACCCGGCTACCGGAGAGTTAGGTGCGGACTTTGAAACCGTAGTAAATCTAAACAGCTCTGCCTACTACGGCAAAATGGATGCATCGACCGTTCAGTGGTGGCTGCAGCAATCAGAAGAAGCCCGAGCGATCTTCAGTAAAGAGACTAAAAGTGTAACGCTTAGGAACGCTCTTCAGGAGCTTAACGACTGGCTGGCCCAGTTCGGTGAACCAAAAGACATCTACCTATGGGGCAATGGCTCCGGTTTCGACAATGTAATTCTAAACAATGCATTTAAAGCCGTCTGTATTCGCCCGAACTTCACTCACTGGAACGACACCGATGTACGAACCCTGGTGAAATTGGGACGTGAGATTCTTGGTATTGATCCTAAGTACACGCTTAAAAGAGAAGGTACCCACCATTCTGCGCTGGATGATGCTAGGTTTCAGGCCAGGTATGTGAGTGTGATATGGCAATACCTTGCTGCACGTAATAAGCCGGTGATCGATTGGCAATCTCCAGAAACAACGCCTGATATACCCAAAGGCGAAACAAAAACCTTTTGGTTAGCAACCCGATACAAGCGTAAAGACAAATGGCACACCGCTGTATTTGATGCTCAGTATGTCAATAAACCTCTTGAGTACGCTGAAGATGATTCTGATAAAGAGTGCCCACTTGACGATGAACATTTCGTTGATTGCGATGGTTGCCCAATAGAGGCACTAGGCTGGCATAGCCTTAAAGAGCATGCTGACTTCCATGGATACTACGAACCGATTGTGTTCAATGAGGAACGGGAGCTGCTTGGTTGGGGTGAATACTTGGCACCAGAGTTTAAATAG
- a CDS encoding isoprenylcysteine carboxylmethyltransferase family protein encodes MKILELKIPPVFTFIVWVAAMYWLHSIQSMFVVSLPFVWLVSGGCFVASGIFGLVGLYEFKKFETTVHPMHVHKTKRIVNTGIYRFSRNPMYFGLLLLLIAYGYWQQDLLSLFVSALFVPFMNKFQIMPEEKHLEGRFGDEYVRYMGEVRRWI; translated from the coding sequence TTGAAAATTCTGGAACTCAAAATACCGCCGGTATTCACCTTTATTGTCTGGGTGGCGGCGATGTACTGGCTGCACAGTATTCAGAGCATGTTCGTTGTGTCACTTCCTTTTGTCTGGCTGGTATCCGGAGGCTGTTTTGTCGCCTCCGGAATATTCGGCCTGGTGGGTTTATACGAATTTAAAAAGTTCGAAACCACAGTCCACCCAATGCACGTCCACAAAACCAAAAGAATAGTAAACACCGGAATTTACCGCTTTTCCCGCAACCCTATGTACTTCGGCCTTCTTCTTTTACTTATCGCTTACGGCTACTGGCAGCAGGATTTACTTTCTCTGTTTGTATCCGCGCTGTTTGTTCCCTTTATGAATAAATTTCAGATTATGCCTGAGGAAAAGCATTTAGAAGGAAGGTTTGGGGATGAGTATGTGCGGTATATGGGGGAGGTTAGAAGGTGGATTTAA
- a CDS encoding site-specific integrase: MAITDTWLRSVYGKPYSGKSEITYRDGVGVRISPKGKVTWIYRVNFYGKPIKMKLGEYPAMKIRDALRERDGKAELVAQGIDPRKATSSTLGSKPVTLDDVIEYWVNHHAKDNVKQWRALEKMFQTDISPYIGVYPIKQLELADFISVFQKAKNRVGPKHSANLMSRLKQVISYAVRHGLIQHNVISELKKRDVGLPTDVKRSRQSVDAVPVLWKAIDDVDIHESNRNFLRLTVIFANRSNELRLSKKSDFDLDAMIWTVPKDNNKTRKKDGRAIRRAIPELAVETITNQFALWPDFEIMFPPVNRKEDRPMSPNTPVNFGDKLGKEMEQLGYPRTTNHDIRRTARNIWESHGVPYHVGETMLGHKVHTGVQSHYLDYDYIEEQRLAYKRWCAVLQGPKKEE, from the coding sequence ATGGCAATCACAGATACCTGGCTTCGGTCAGTCTATGGCAAACCGTATAGCGGGAAATCAGAGATAACATATCGAGATGGCGTAGGCGTTCGTATTAGTCCAAAAGGTAAGGTTACCTGGATCTACCGAGTTAACTTTTATGGTAAACCCATCAAAATGAAGTTGGGCGAGTATCCAGCAATGAAGATCAGAGACGCACTTCGTGAACGGGATGGTAAAGCAGAACTGGTTGCTCAGGGAATCGATCCAAGAAAGGCTACTTCATCAACGCTAGGGAGTAAGCCGGTTACTTTAGATGATGTCATTGAATACTGGGTTAACCACCACGCCAAAGATAATGTAAAGCAGTGGCGAGCATTGGAGAAAATGTTCCAGACGGATATTAGCCCTTATATTGGGGTTTACCCGATAAAACAGCTGGAGCTCGCAGATTTCATATCGGTTTTCCAAAAAGCCAAAAATAGAGTAGGGCCTAAACACTCAGCTAACTTAATGTCCCGCTTAAAACAGGTTATCTCATATGCCGTTCGTCATGGCCTGATACAGCACAATGTAATATCAGAGCTGAAAAAGCGGGATGTTGGATTGCCTACAGACGTTAAACGCAGCCGCCAATCTGTTGATGCAGTACCAGTTCTCTGGAAGGCGATAGATGACGTTGATATCCATGAGAGCAACCGTAACTTTCTTAGGTTAACGGTAATATTTGCAAACCGCTCCAATGAGCTCCGGCTTTCAAAGAAAAGTGATTTTGACCTGGACGCTATGATCTGGACGGTACCCAAAGATAACAATAAAACCCGAAAAAAAGATGGCAGGGCGATACGCAGAGCCATACCAGAGCTAGCTGTAGAAACAATCACAAACCAATTTGCGCTTTGGCCTGATTTTGAAATTATGTTCCCACCAGTAAACCGGAAGGAAGATCGGCCAATGTCGCCTAACACTCCTGTGAATTTTGGTGATAAATTGGGTAAAGAGATGGAGCAACTAGGCTATCCAAGAACTACCAATCACGATATAAGACGAACAGCGCGGAATATATGGGAGTCCCACGGCGTACCATATCATGTTGGTGAAACAATGCTTGGGCATAAAGTTCATACTGGGGTGCAAAGTCACTACTTAGACTATGACTACATTGAAGAGCAGCGGCTCGCCTATAAACGGTGGTGTGCTGTTTTACAGGGACCAAAAAAGGAGGAATAA
- a CDS encoding DUF3334 family protein — MKKTTVVTNEDILLKLCHSVSEVLSSASGSRVVYSEMVQKINKTCLKPDLGCFVLFDGGFSGLVVINFTAQAALELYQKYMVNMGMPSEGLAILHTSDEVGDVLGELMNQLVGDFTSKIRRELKTNITQNQPKMLAINKQVQMSVDTNLDRPQARRVTFSTENNNIFYLELAMDKTEFIQLEEFDVEEDVSPDSILEAERNKVASANANQLADDGADDLLDELGI; from the coding sequence ATGAAAAAAACAACTGTCGTGACCAACGAAGACATTCTTCTTAAGCTTTGCCATTCCGTTTCGGAGGTTCTCAGTTCTGCCAGTGGTTCCCGGGTGGTCTACTCAGAAATGGTTCAGAAGATAAACAAAACTTGTCTGAAACCTGATTTAGGATGTTTCGTTCTGTTTGATGGAGGATTTTCCGGGCTTGTTGTTATCAATTTCACGGCTCAGGCAGCGCTTGAGCTTTATCAGAAGTATATGGTTAACATGGGCATGCCTTCAGAAGGGCTGGCGATTCTGCACACCTCAGATGAAGTCGGCGATGTTCTGGGTGAGCTGATGAACCAGCTGGTTGGTGACTTTACCAGTAAGATCCGCAGAGAGCTAAAAACCAACATCACACAAAACCAGCCTAAAATGCTGGCAATCAATAAACAGGTTCAGATGTCCGTTGACACTAACCTGGACCGCCCACAGGCACGAAGAGTGACCTTTTCCACTGAAAACAACAATATCTTCTACCTTGAACTGGCTATGGATAAAACTGAGTTTATTCAGTTGGAAGAGTTTGATGTGGAGGAGGATGTTTCTCCGGATTCTATTTTAGAAGCGGAAAGGAATAAGGTGGCGTCGGCAAATGCGAACCAGTTGGCCGATGATGGGGCTGATGATTTGTTGGATGAACTTGGGATATAA
- a CDS encoding DUF2786 domain-containing protein, producing MDKKKALKKIAKCLELGNSANVNEAAQAIKMAHRLMLKYGLDKDDIEFIKMGKTQSTHLLPASISSTLLRVIRGINTKFGVEAVLLNHKGLKRVEFIGEADRAIFAAFAFDIIYREMNEHTGQFRNSFAGTGTSTTEVTRRVNSFVSGWVEGALEKLPVIAPDEESNNKINNYIDREFKNIDRETFKQQLKEAMKNITEDYEVGLKKGRRLSVNRPVDGAKAPKLLK from the coding sequence ATGGATAAAAAGAAAGCCCTGAAAAAAATTGCTAAGTGTCTTGAGTTAGGTAATTCCGCTAATGTGAATGAAGCTGCTCAGGCCATCAAAATGGCACACCGGTTGATGCTTAAATATGGTCTTGATAAAGACGATATTGAGTTTATCAAGATGGGGAAAACACAATCCACTCACCTTCTTCCGGCAAGTATCAGCTCTACGCTTTTAAGGGTTATCCGTGGTATCAACACTAAGTTTGGTGTTGAGGCTGTCCTGCTTAACCACAAGGGGCTAAAGCGGGTTGAATTTATCGGTGAAGCTGACAGGGCCATTTTTGCCGCCTTTGCTTTCGATATTATTTACCGTGAAATGAATGAGCATACCGGGCAGTTCCGTAACAGTTTTGCGGGAACCGGAACCAGCACGACCGAGGTTACCCGGCGTGTGAACTCGTTTGTATCCGGCTGGGTGGAAGGGGCACTTGAAAAGCTGCCGGTTATCGCTCCGGATGAAGAATCAAACAATAAGATCAATAACTATATTGATCGTGAGTTTAAAAATATCGACCGTGAAACCTTTAAGCAGCAGCTTAAAGAGGCGATGAAGAATATCACGGAAGATTACGAAGTCGGGTTAAAGAAGGGCCGCCGGCTTTCTGTTAACAGGCCGGTTGATGGTGCAAAGGCACCTAAGTTGCTAAAGTAG
- a CDS encoding DUF3581 domain-containing protein: MFLKPYFSTIREQFQFTRQQASHFAKKVAGDFNPIHDEDNKRFCVPGDLLFAVLLKKEGISQKMRFNFSGMVGEGIGLQVEKKGEGDSALVDEKGKEYLHMTHEGETSRNPEFIEHVVKNYVQFSGMNFPHIMVPLMEEKQMMINCQRPLVMYESMEVEFDRLDLTHPEVTFAGATFDVEGKRGVVTLNFDFKEDGEIVGKGSKRMIASGLRPYSQESIDDLVYRFNERKGSFLADAMIAA, encoded by the coding sequence ATGTTTTTAAAACCTTATTTTTCTACTATTCGTGAGCAATTTCAGTTCACCCGTCAACAGGCTAGCCACTTTGCAAAAAAGGTAGCTGGTGACTTCAACCCTATCCACGATGAAGATAACAAGCGCTTCTGCGTTCCGGGCGATCTTCTTTTTGCTGTGCTTCTTAAAAAAGAAGGCATCAGCCAGAAGATGCGTTTTAACTTCTCAGGCATGGTAGGTGAAGGCATTGGCCTGCAGGTAGAAAAGAAAGGAGAAGGCGACAGCGCACTTGTGGATGAGAAAGGTAAAGAGTACCTGCACATGACACATGAAGGCGAGACCAGCCGTAACCCTGAATTTATCGAGCACGTTGTTAAAAACTATGTTCAGTTCTCAGGTATGAACTTCCCGCACATCATGGTTCCTCTGATGGAAGAGAAGCAGATGATGATTAACTGTCAGCGCCCGTTGGTAATGTACGAAAGCATGGAAGTGGAATTTGACCGCCTGGACCTGACTCACCCTGAAGTGACTTTCGCTGGTGCAACCTTCGATGTTGAAGGTAAACGTGGCGTAGTGACACTTAACTTTGACTTTAAAGAAGACGGTGAAATTGTAGGCAAAGGCAGTAAACGAATGATCGCCAGCGGCCTTAGACCTTATAGCCAGGAATCGATTGATGATCTTGTTTATCGGTTTAACGAGCGGAAGGGTAGTTTTTTGGCTGATGCGATGATAGCGGCATAA
- a CDS encoding S24 family peptidase, translated as MNYETNNKKTFADRLNEACTNAGIPVRGRAQYIQDRLSVKISRVAVRKWLVGDAIPETKRLGEIADIVHSSVEELLGSEVNTSKKIREEAHSKGVVLPALKAFEVPVLSWSQVSEFCNSDSPDISDDCETILCPNKSASKRTFALRVVGDSMTNPYGRTYSEGSVIFVDPEKEAAAGQRVVARTGQGHAFKELAVNELGEHYLKSLNPHHQPIFNDGIEICGVVIGCYVPE; from the coding sequence ATGAATTACGAAACGAATAACAAGAAAACTTTTGCTGATAGACTGAATGAAGCCTGCACTAACGCGGGTATACCTGTTCGCGGCCGAGCCCAGTACATTCAAGATCGGTTAAGTGTAAAAATTTCTCGTGTTGCGGTTCGTAAGTGGTTAGTTGGTGATGCAATACCGGAAACCAAACGGCTAGGTGAAATCGCTGATATCGTTCATTCTTCCGTAGAAGAATTGCTTGGTAGTGAAGTAAACACATCTAAGAAGATCAGAGAAGAAGCTCACTCCAAAGGCGTTGTTCTGCCAGCTCTAAAAGCTTTCGAGGTTCCAGTCCTTTCTTGGAGCCAGGTTAGTGAGTTCTGCAATTCTGACTCGCCAGATATTTCTGATGATTGTGAAACCATACTCTGCCCTAACAAATCCGCATCAAAGCGCACTTTTGCACTGAGGGTAGTTGGCGATTCCATGACTAACCCATACGGGCGAACATATAGCGAAGGTTCCGTTATTTTTGTAGACCCGGAAAAAGAAGCGGCAGCTGGTCAGCGTGTAGTTGCCAGAACCGGACAAGGCCATGCGTTTAAGGAACTCGCTGTTAATGAACTTGGCGAGCATTATCTGAAGTCTCTCAATCCACACCATCAGCCTATTTTTAATGATGGGATTGAGATTTGTGGTGTGGTGATTGGATGTTATGTGCCTGAGTGA
- a CDS encoding FAD-binding and (Fe-S)-binding domain-containing protein produces MLPRLASQTDVDPVVVRFLEELKQAGFTGDIETQYSSRLAVSTDNSVYQQLPQAVVHPRSTSDVVLLGKTSNNPEYDRVTFSPRGGGTGTNGQSLTKGIVVDMSRHMNQVLEINPEEGWVRVQTGIVKDKLNDIVRPHGLFFSPELSTSNRATLGGMINTDASGQGSLVYGKTSNHVLSLQAVFADGSVYETDNSHGVPVEGEYAFDACQMTESVCRDKREQIVDKFPDLNRFLTGYDLKNAIGEDDSFDLTAVLCGSEGSLAFITEAKLNLTPIPKVRTLVNVKYDSFDSALRTAPFLVKANALSVETIDSKVLNLAKQDIVWNTVSDLLTDVPDKELLGINIVEFAGQDAEQVKQNVEALTEKLEQMSSSNEAGIIGYQICEDLASINRIYAMRKKAVGLLGAAEGRAKPVAFTEDTCVPPENLADFISEFRELLDEKGLQYGMFGHVDTGVLHVRPALDLCDPHQEELMQEISDRVVTLVAKYGGLMWGEHGKGYRSEYGPEFFGEELFNELRRVKTAFDPHNKMNPGKICTPLESGEELVKVSGRKRAYYDRQIDVKVRDSFKMAMECNGNGLCFNYDTSSPMCPSMKITADRRHSPKGRAGLVREWLRQLTEQGIDVLDLEEKTLNSTPTIKEMIDRVRNNLNKRHEYDFSHEVYEAMNGCLACKACGTQCPIKVDVPSFRARFLNIYYSRYQRPAKDYLVANIENMLPMMAKMPKIVNATLSQKWVQNLTAASVGYVDAPLLSSPTLKKRLSKRSLTEFDMQALAALSKEDKQNHVLIVQDPFTSYYDAQVVEDFIALVEKLGKTPVILPFKPNGKAQHIKGFLKQFTNTAKTTSAFLSQVADLEIPMVGVDPALVLCYRDEYVDILGEKRGEFQVLNVHEWMINRLDSFECGEPSELPPWYLFAHCTEKTRMPNAEKEWTTIFKFFGGVLETVSVGCCGMAGTFGHEADKLQMSRDIYDLSWKQNFEKLPKERCLVTGYSCRSQVKRQEQFQPKHPLQALLELMR; encoded by the coding sequence ATGTTACCAAGATTAGCAAGCCAGACGGACGTCGATCCAGTCGTAGTTAGATTCCTTGAAGAATTAAAGCAAGCCGGATTTACCGGTGATATTGAAACCCAGTACTCCAGCCGTTTAGCTGTTTCCACAGACAACAGTGTCTATCAGCAGTTACCTCAGGCAGTTGTCCATCCAAGGTCAACTTCAGATGTAGTCTTGCTTGGGAAAACCAGCAACAATCCTGAATATGACCGCGTGACTTTTTCTCCGCGAGGGGGAGGTACAGGTACCAACGGCCAGTCGTTGACCAAGGGCATAGTGGTGGACATGTCCCGCCATATGAATCAGGTTTTAGAAATTAACCCTGAAGAGGGCTGGGTACGTGTTCAGACCGGTATTGTTAAAGATAAGCTTAACGATATTGTTCGCCCGCACGGACTGTTTTTCTCTCCGGAGCTTTCCACCAGTAACCGGGCCACACTAGGTGGCATGATTAATACCGACGCCTCCGGGCAGGGCTCTCTGGTTTATGGTAAAACATCAAACCACGTTCTTTCGCTTCAGGCGGTATTTGCGGACGGCTCAGTTTATGAGACCGACAATTCTCACGGCGTGCCGGTTGAAGGTGAATATGCCTTTGATGCCTGTCAGATGACAGAGAGCGTCTGTAGAGATAAGCGTGAGCAAATTGTCGATAAATTCCCGGATCTAAACCGCTTCTTAACGGGCTATGACCTGAAAAACGCAATAGGCGAAGACGACAGTTTTGATCTGACCGCAGTACTTTGCGGCTCTGAAGGCTCTCTGGCATTTATTACGGAAGCCAAGCTTAACCTGACTCCGATACCGAAAGTCAGAACTCTGGTTAACGTAAAGTATGACAGCTTTGATTCTGCACTGCGTACTGCGCCTTTTCTGGTAAAAGCCAATGCGCTTTCTGTCGAAACCATTGATTCCAAAGTGCTTAATCTGGCTAAGCAGGATATTGTCTGGAACACGGTGAGTGATCTGCTGACCGATGTGCCGGATAAAGAGCTGCTGGGCATTAACATTGTAGAATTTGCCGGGCAGGATGCGGAGCAGGTTAAGCAGAACGTCGAGGCGCTGACTGAAAAGCTGGAACAGATGTCGTCTTCCAATGAAGCCGGCATTATCGGTTATCAGATCTGCGAAGATCTGGCCAGCATCAACCGTATTTATGCCATGCGTAAAAAAGCGGTGGGCTTGCTGGGTGCAGCAGAGGGCAGGGCAAAGCCTGTTGCCTTCACAGAAGATACCTGTGTTCCGCCTGAAAATCTGGCTGATTTTATTTCAGAGTTCCGTGAGCTGCTTGATGAAAAGGGGCTGCAGTACGGCATGTTTGGACATGTGGATACCGGTGTTCTGCACGTAAGACCTGCGCTGGATTTGTGCGACCCGCATCAGGAAGAGCTGATGCAGGAAATCTCCGACCGTGTTGTCACTCTGGTTGCTAAGTATGGCGGCCTGATGTGGGGCGAGCATGGTAAAGGTTACCGCTCTGAATATGGCCCTGAGTTTTTCGGTGAAGAGTTGTTTAATGAGCTTCGCCGGGTTAAAACGGCGTTCGACCCGCATAACAAAATGAACCCGGGTAAGATCTGTACGCCTCTGGAAAGCGGCGAAGAGCTGGTTAAAGTCAGTGGTCGTAAACGTGCCTACTATGACCGACAGATTGATGTGAAGGTCAGAGACAGCTTTAAAATGGCGATGGAATGTAACGGTAACGGCCTGTGCTTTAACTATGACACCAGTTCGCCAATGTGTCCTTCCATGAAAATTACTGCAGACCGCAGACATTCACCGAAAGGCCGCGCTGGTCTGGTTCGTGAATGGCTTCGTCAATTGACGGAGCAGGGCATTGATGTTCTGGATCTGGAAGAGAAGACGCTAAACAGCACACCGACTATTAAAGAGATGATTGACCGGGTCCGGAATAATCTGAACAAACGTCATGAGTATGACTTCTCACACGAAGTTTATGAAGCCATGAACGGCTGTCTGGCCTGTAAAGCGTGCGGAACTCAGTGTCCGATTAAGGTTGATGTGCCAAGCTTCAGGGCTCGTTTCCTGAATATCTACTACTCAAGATACCAAAGACCGGCAAAAGACTACTTGGTAGCGAATATTGAAAATATGCTGCCTATGATGGCGAAGATGCCTAAGATTGTTAATGCTACACTGTCACAAAAGTGGGTGCAGAATTTAACCGCGGCATCGGTTGGTTATGTTGATGCGCCATTACTTTCTTCCCCGACTCTGAAAAAGCGTCTTTCGAAGAGGTCACTGACAGAGTTTGATATGCAGGCTCTGGCTGCGCTTTCCAAAGAGGATAAGCAGAACCATGTACTGATTGTGCAGGATCCTTTTACTTCTTACTACGATGCTCAGGTGGTGGAAGACTTTATTGCTCTGGTTGAAAAACTGGGTAAGACGCCGGTTATTCTGCCGTTTAAGCCAAATGGTAAAGCTCAGCATATTAAAGGTTTCTTAAAGCAGTTTACCAATACGGCTAAGACCACATCCGCTTTCCTTTCGCAGGTGGCCGACCTTGAGATCCCTATGGTAGGCGTTGATCCGGCGCTGGTACTTTGTTACCGGGATGAGTATGTGGACATTCTTGGCGAGAAGCGTGGTGAGTTTCAGGTTCTGAATGTTCATGAGTGGATGATAAACAGGCTGGATAGCTTTGAATGCGGAGAGCCTTCTGAATTGCCTCCATGGTATCTGTTTGCTCACTGTACTGAAAAAACCAGAATGCCAAACGCCGAGAAAGAGTGGACCACCATATTTAAGTTCTTTGGCGGCGTGCTGGAGACGGTTTCTGTCGGCTGCTGTGGTATGGCCGGTACCTTTGGTCATGAGGCGGATAAGTTGCAGATGTCGCGGGATATCTATGATCTAAGCTGGAAGCAGAACTTTGAGAAGTTGCCGAAGGAGCGCTGTCTGGTAACGGGTTATTCCTGTCGCAGTCAGGTTAAACGCCAGGAGCAGTTCCAGCCGAAACATCCACTGCAGGCATTGCTGGAGTTGATGCGCTGA
- a CDS encoding toxin YdaT family protein, which yields MIISLKTVIRNAIESWRTELSKECIAHKAALFYHKLDIPNEVDAQRKLLLKVPGADDKNNAQNFFRYIDRSSVEAKATIMDLLPAILKALPAERACTALNQFLNPLGFSVAKIGSTNTHADRDALLADFNKESSEAFRAILLLPETATIDQLRAAYKEVQESAGSHEPLMNYLEKLITLKS from the coding sequence ATGATAATCAGCCTGAAAACCGTTATCCGTAACGCCATAGAAAGTTGGCGAACGGAGCTCAGCAAAGAGTGCATTGCCCACAAAGCGGCACTGTTCTATCACAAACTCGACATACCCAACGAGGTAGACGCCCAACGCAAGCTGCTGTTAAAAGTCCCTGGCGCGGACGACAAAAACAACGCGCAAAACTTTTTCCGTTATATCGATCGCAGTTCAGTGGAAGCCAAAGCCACCATCATGGATCTGCTTCCGGCCATCTTAAAAGCACTGCCGGCAGAACGGGCATGCACTGCGCTTAACCAGTTCTTAAATCCGCTCGGGTTCTCGGTTGCCAAAATTGGCAGCACCAATACCCATGCCGATCGTGATGCACTACTGGCCGACTTCAACAAAGAATCCAGCGAAGCATTCCGCGCTATTTTGCTGCTTCCTGAAACCGCGACGATTGACCAACTTCGCGCAGCCTACAAAGAAGTACAGGAGTCAGCCGGTTCCCACGAACCGCTGATGAACTACCTTGAAAAACTTATCACGCTTAAGAGCTGA
- a CDS encoding DNA sulfur modification protein DndB produces the protein MSTDGYFYRFPAAQGFQAGRCFYNISVPMRVLVKLLHIDGGNVLERSQRTVNDGRAKKVAQYINENQDSFIIPCLTGVVETPDGIELPEFIEVEETGVGSLKISMDCNIRLFDGQHRATGIAYALETNPDLASQTVPVMLFTKLSLAERKMAFADINQNVSKPAQSLSDAYNSRDPLPQLAIELSTSLSCFKGLVDFERNTITAKSEYLFPLKTIKDATADLLSLGKKPAAIEDGQVQFAKEFWTEISKAMNWGGLYYGDQTPGEIRESTIITHSVMVKAMGLAGKHLLAEKFDVSNIDFSGLQALDYSKSSSDFIGRCIQKETGRMIADATAIKLTAIKLLQAVGCTITPELKALEKQFFGDEESVLGFDNNYDRLQYILHKQFEMHPEYKEVFFSKEMQEELVDKVIAAADKLKMDITNPAINFNIQQFFWSIFSAEEPNRYINIRFIQAEMAAFKRLSSWLPKETTAA, from the coding sequence ATGAGTACTGACGGTTATTTTTATCGCTTCCCTGCTGCTCAAGGCTTTCAGGCAGGACGGTGTTTTTATAATATTTCTGTCCCAATGCGGGTGTTAGTAAAACTGCTCCACATCGATGGCGGTAACGTTCTGGAGCGTTCACAGAGAACGGTTAACGATGGACGCGCGAAAAAAGTCGCGCAGTACATCAATGAAAATCAGGACAGCTTTATTATTCCATGCCTGACCGGAGTGGTTGAAACTCCTGATGGCATCGAACTACCAGAATTTATTGAGGTTGAGGAAACGGGTGTTGGTTCTCTGAAAATCTCCATGGACTGTAATATCAGGCTCTTCGACGGCCAGCACCGGGCAACAGGTATTGCCTATGCTCTGGAAACCAATCCGGATCTTGCTAGTCAGACTGTGCCGGTAATGCTGTTCACCAAACTATCTTTGGCTGAACGTAAGATGGCGTTTGCCGATATCAATCAAAATGTATCCAAGCCTGCTCAGAGCCTGAGTGATGCTTATAACTCTCGCGATCCCCTGCCCCAGTTAGCTATAGAACTGTCTACCAGCCTGTCATGCTTTAAGGGGCTGGTTGATTTCGAGCGCAACACGATAACGGCAAAGAGTGAATACCTGTTCCCACTGAAAACCATTAAAGACGCAACCGCCGATCTACTTAGCTTAGGTAAAAAACCTGCAGCCATTGAAGACGGGCAAGTTCAGTTTGCGAAGGAGTTCTGGACAGAGATCAGCAAGGCTATGAACTGGGGTGGTCTGTACTATGGTGACCAAACACCAGGTGAAATCCGCGAGAGCACTATCATCACTCATAGCGTTATGGTTAAGGCTATGGGGCTGGCAGGCAAGCACCTGCTGGCTGAAAAGTTCGATGTTAGCAATATTGATTTCTCAGGCCTGCAAGCTCTGGATTATTCAAAATCATCCTCTGATTTTATTGGCCGCTGCATTCAGAAAGAAACAGGCCGGATGATAGCAGATGCAACAGCAATCAAGCTTACCGCTATTAAACTATTACAGGCTGTTGGTTGTACCATCACGCCAGAACTAAAGGCTCTGGAAAAGCAGTTCTTTGGTGATGAAGAGTCTGTTCTTGGGTTTGATAATAACTATGACCGTCTGCAGTACATCCTGCATAAGCAGTTTGAAATGCATCCTGAGTATAAAGAGGTGTTTTTTAGCAAAGAGATGCAGGAAGAGTTGGTTGACAAGGTGATTGCAGCTGCAGATAAGCTGAAAATGGATATTACCAATCCTGCAATTAACTTCAATATCCAGCAGTTCTTCTGGTCTATCTTCAGCGCAGAAGAGCCCAACCGATATATCAATATCCGTTTCATTCAAGCTGAAATGGCTGCGTTTAAGCGGCTGTCTAGCTGGTTACCGAAAGAAACAACAGCCGCCTGA